A region from the Actinomycetota bacterium genome encodes:
- the rpe gene encoding ribulose-phosphate 3-epimerase yields the protein MDQRILMAPSILSADFARLEEAVSMISAGGADFVHVDVMDGHFVPNLTIGPPVVKALKRITDTPLDVHLMITNAEATVEQYLSAGADWVTVHAEACIHLDRVLQVIKAHGARAGVSLNPATNVESIRDIIGSVDMVLLMSVNPGFGGQKFIPRTIEKLTALTKMCAEEGAAPLIQVDGGIDPTTAPLAAAAGARCFVAGNAVFCQDDPIAAMDAIRQAAQAAI from the coding sequence GTGGATCAACGCATACTGATGGCACCATCGATACTCTCGGCAGATTTCGCGAGACTCGAAGAAGCGGTCAGCATGATCTCGGCGGGGGGAGCCGACTTCGTCCACGTGGATGTCATGGACGGCCACTTCGTGCCCAACCTCACTATAGGCCCTCCAGTCGTCAAGGCGCTCAAGCGCATCACCGATACTCCGCTCGACGTCCACCTGATGATCACCAACGCCGAGGCCACGGTGGAACAGTACCTCTCGGCGGGAGCCGACTGGGTCACTGTGCACGCCGAGGCCTGCATCCACCTGGACAGGGTGCTGCAGGTCATAAAGGCACACGGTGCCCGCGCTGGCGTGTCCCTGAATCCTGCGACCAACGTCGAGTCCATCCGCGACATCATCGGATCCGTCGACATGGTCCTGCTGATGAGCGTCAATCCTGGGTTCGGAGGCCAGAAGTTCATCCCTCGGACGATCGAGAAGCTCACTGCGCTTACCAAGATGTGTGCCGAGGAGGGCGCAGCCCCTCTCATCCAGGTGGACGGGGGCATCGACCCGACCACTGCACCGCTGGCTGCTGCAGCTGGAGCCAGATGCTTCGTTGCGGGCAATGCGGTGTTCTGCCAAGACGACCCCATCGCCGCGATGGATGCCATCCGCCAGGCCGCCCAAGCTGCGATCTGA